One window of Microcoleus vaginatus PCC 9802 genomic DNA carries:
- a CDS encoding calcium-binding protein has protein sequence MLQTNLGEIRALAENSDPIIADPPNIKLLTAPLPNLGSDPNFFDLTPNDDAFQLANGILRNTPGGLRALDGNDFVRGSGGAELMNGNSGTDTLIGGCGSDTIRGGQDFDILYGECGSDFVSGDQGDDYVYGGTANDFIRGGKGNDALVGESGNDTLIGDAGIDRLWGSEGADVFVLRTEVGATSGEIGSLQPPPSGNFDVDEVPADFILDYNPAEGDVIGLAGGLTRNDIVLSERFLTIGDARDYESSGPFPPGGIRTTEFRILNTKATVIREASSGNILGLVKDVSPDQLQFISVSDGAIALG, from the coding sequence ATGTTACAAACTAATCTCGGAGAAATTAGAGCATTAGCTGAAAATTCAGACCCAATTATTGCTGATCCCCCAAACATCAAATTACTCACAGCGCCATTGCCAAATCTAGGCAGCGACCCCAACTTTTTTGACTTAACTCCCAATGACGACGCATTTCAATTAGCAAATGGAATTCTGCGGAATACTCCCGGAGGTTTGCGGGCTTTAGATGGTAACGATTTTGTCAGAGGTTCCGGTGGTGCGGAACTGATGAACGGTAACAGTGGCACAGATACCTTAATCGGAGGTTGCGGCAGCGATACTATTCGCGGTGGCCAAGATTTTGACATTCTTTATGGAGAATGTGGCAGCGATTTTGTCAGCGGAGATCAAGGTGATGACTACGTTTATGGAGGCACGGCTAATGACTTTATTCGCGGTGGTAAAGGGAATGATGCTTTAGTAGGAGAGAGTGGAAACGATACTCTAATCGGTGATGCTGGAATTGATAGGCTTTGGGGAAGTGAAGGCGCAGATGTGTTTGTCCTCCGCACAGAAGTGGGAGCAACTTCGGGGGAGATTGGTTCGCTTCAACCGCCTCCTAGCGGCAATTTTGATGTAGATGAAGTGCCTGCCGATTTTATTCTCGATTACAATCCGGCTGAAGGTGATGTAATTGGATTGGCGGGAGGACTGACGCGAAATGATATTGTTTTGAGCGAAAGGTTTTTAACAATTGGTGATGCCAGAGATTACGAGAGCAGCGGCCCTTTTCCTCCGGGAGGTATTAGAACTACTGAGTTTAGAATTTTAAATACTAAGGCGACGGTGATTCGGGAAGCTAGCAGCGGCAATATCTTGGGTTTGGTGAAGGATGTTTCGCCGGATCAACTTCAGTTTATATCTGTATCGGATGGGGCGATCGCTCTAGGATAA
- a CDS encoding high light inducible protein: MSNRGLMLDDQGKMNNFAIEPTVYIDYEARTGFTPYAERLNGRLAMIGFVSLLALEVSTKHGLISWLTHL; this comes from the coding sequence ATGAGTAACAGAGGCTTAATGCTGGACGACCAAGGCAAAATGAACAATTTTGCGATCGAGCCGACAGTATACATCGATTACGAAGCCCGCACCGGCTTCACTCCCTACGCAGAACGCTTAAACGGCCGCCTTGCCATGATTGGCTTTGTTTCTCTCTTGGCTTTAGAAGTTTCGACCAAGCACGGACTGATTAGCTGGCTGACTCACCTGTAA
- a CDS encoding ABC transporter substrate-binding protein, whose product MMLHSRLRWLAILLAAIATLTLSACTPARSNLVNRLIVPTPSGPATFNYPLNQSAYSVFGYMYEGLINENGLTSQLEPGLAESWEVSKDGKKIVFTLREGLKWSDGEPMTTDDIIFSYEKIYFNDKIPSGLKDTLRVGMSREFPKVKKIGSRRVEFSVAEPFAPFIRYAGGIPILPAHILQESIDNTDAEGKPQFLTTWGTDTDPKKIVGNGQYRMLSYTPNQRVVLERNPYFWRKDAEGSVQPYIQQIVWQIIENTDNQLLNFRSGDLDTLNVEPEVFPLLKREEKRGKYTVFNGGPDTGSVFMCFNLNKGRNAQNQPFVDPVKSRWFATKEFRQAIAYGINRSAMTNNIYRGLGAPLHSPIPAQSPFYLSPEQGLTTYSYEPQKSKELLLSAGFKYNSNGELLDAEANKVRFTLLMAAGKKVREQMATQIKQDLGKLGMQIDTQFLSFNTYVEKLRLTRNWDTYLGGFTGGTEPHSGYNIWSVNGTLHSFNQGPQAGEPPIKGWKVDDWEQKIDDLYVKASQELDEAKRKEIYGETQRVIAEQVPFIYMVNPLTFEAVRDRVSGIRYSALGGAFWNLYELKITE is encoded by the coding sequence ATGATGTTACATTCAAGACTGCGCTGGCTGGCGATTTTACTGGCGGCAATTGCCACTCTAACTCTGTCTGCGTGCACTCCAGCCCGATCGAACTTAGTAAACAGACTCATCGTTCCCACCCCCAGCGGCCCGGCCACCTTTAACTACCCGCTAAATCAATCTGCATACAGCGTATTTGGCTATATGTACGAGGGATTGATCAACGAAAACGGCTTGACCTCGCAGCTAGAACCCGGTTTAGCCGAGTCGTGGGAAGTTTCTAAAGATGGCAAAAAGATTGTCTTCACCCTGCGAGAGGGGTTGAAATGGTCGGACGGCGAACCGATGACTACTGATGACATTATCTTCAGCTATGAAAAGATTTATTTCAATGACAAAATTCCTAGCGGTTTGAAAGATACTTTGAGAGTTGGGATGAGTCGCGAATTCCCAAAAGTTAAAAAAATAGGCAGCCGCCGCGTTGAATTTTCCGTTGCAGAACCCTTTGCTCCGTTTATTAGATATGCTGGGGGAATCCCTATTTTACCAGCTCATATTTTACAGGAATCTATCGATAATACAGACGCAGAGGGCAAGCCTCAATTCTTGACTACTTGGGGCACGGATACTGATCCTAAAAAAATTGTGGGAAATGGTCAATATCGAATGCTGAGCTACACTCCCAATCAGCGCGTGGTTTTGGAAAGAAATCCATATTTTTGGCGCAAAGATGCTGAGGGAAGTGTGCAGCCTTACATCCAGCAAATTGTTTGGCAAATTATCGAAAATACTGACAATCAACTGCTGAATTTTCGATCTGGCGATTTGGATACTCTGAACGTGGAGCCGGAAGTGTTTCCCCTGCTGAAACGGGAGGAAAAACGCGGCAAATATACGGTCTTTAACGGCGGGCCGGATACTGGCAGCGTGTTTATGTGTTTCAATCTGAATAAGGGGCGCAATGCTCAAAATCAGCCGTTTGTAGACCCGGTTAAGTCTCGGTGGTTCGCGACTAAGGAATTTCGGCAGGCGATCGCCTACGGCATCAATCGATCCGCTATGACTAACAATATTTATCGCGGACTTGGCGCGCCGCTGCATTCCCCAATTCCGGCCCAAAGCCCGTTCTACCTGTCCCCAGAACAGGGATTGACAACTTACAGTTACGAGCCGCAAAAATCGAAAGAGTTACTGTTAAGTGCTGGTTTCAAGTATAATAGTAACGGCGAATTGTTGGATGCTGAAGCCAACAAGGTGCGATTTACTTTGTTGATGGCGGCGGGTAAAAAAGTTCGGGAACAAATGGCAACGCAAATTAAGCAAGACTTGGGCAAACTGGGGATGCAAATTGATACGCAGTTCCTGAGTTTTAACACTTATGTGGAAAAGCTGCGGTTGACGCGGAATTGGGATACTTACCTCGGCGGTTTTACGGGAGGTACTGAACCGCACAGCGGCTATAATATTTGGTCTGTTAACGGCACACTGCACAGTTTCAACCAGGGCCCGCAAGCCGGAGAACCGCCGATTAAGGGTTGGAAAGTTGACGACTGGGAGCAGAAAATCGATGACCTTTACGTGAAAGCTTCCCAGGAGCTTGATGAGGCCAAGCGCAAGGAAATTTATGGGGAGACGCAGCGGGTTATAGCCGAACAAGTGCCGTTTATCTATATGGTGAATCCGCTGACTTTTGAGGCGGTGCGCGATCGCGTTTCGGGAATTCGCTACAGTGCCCTCGGGGGTGCTTTCTGGAATTTGTACGAGTTGAAAATAACAGAATAG
- a CDS encoding N-acetyl-gamma-glutamyl-phosphate reductase: MGDVGRVPVGIIGASGYGGVQLVRLLADHPAAEVVYLGGDSSAGKPFSSLYPHLTNCTDLTVEAIDLDKIGAKCEVVFLSLPNGLACKMAPTLIEKGCKVLDLSADYRFENQETYKAWYGGERSDSALAATAVYGLPELYRDRIKDAQLVGCAGCYVTASLLALAPLLKQGLIVPETAIIDAKSGASGGGRKAEVNLLLAEAEGSLGAYGVGRHRHTPEIEQICSDLAGHDIKVQFTPHLIPMVRGILATVYATLRDPGLVREDLITIFSAFYRNCPWVKVLPAGVYPQTKWACGTNLCYIGIEVDPRTDRVIVLSAIDNLIKGQAGQGIQCMNLMMGWEETLGLPQLAFYP, from the coding sequence ATGGGAGATGTTGGACGTGTGCCTGTAGGAATTATCGGCGCTTCAGGGTACGGCGGCGTGCAACTTGTGCGACTGCTGGCTGATCACCCAGCGGCTGAAGTAGTGTATTTGGGCGGGGATAGCAGTGCGGGAAAACCTTTTTCCAGCCTTTATCCGCATTTGACTAACTGCACTGACTTGACAGTGGAGGCGATCGACCTAGACAAAATAGGGGCTAAATGTGAAGTTGTGTTTCTGTCGCTGCCGAACGGTTTAGCTTGCAAAATGGCACCGACGCTGATAGAAAAAGGCTGCAAAGTCTTGGATTTGTCGGCTGACTACAGATTTGAAAATCAGGAAACTTACAAAGCTTGGTACGGCGGCGAGCGATCGGACTCTGCTTTAGCTGCAACGGCTGTTTACGGTTTGCCAGAATTGTATCGCGATCGAATTAAAGACGCTCAGTTAGTAGGCTGTGCCGGCTGCTACGTCACTGCTAGTTTATTGGCCCTGGCACCTTTGCTCAAACAAGGTCTTATCGTGCCAGAAACGGCAATTATTGACGCTAAATCCGGTGCTTCGGGAGGGGGCCGCAAAGCCGAAGTTAATCTCTTGTTGGCTGAAGCAGAGGGTTCTCTGGGCGCTTACGGCGTTGGCCGCCACCGCCACACGCCAGAAATCGAGCAAATTTGCAGCGATTTAGCGGGACACGATATTAAAGTTCAGTTTACTCCCCACCTAATTCCAATGGTGCGCGGAATTCTGGCGACTGTTTACGCAACTTTGCGCGATCCGGGTTTGGTGCGAGAAGATTTAATCACGATTTTCAGCGCTTTTTACCGCAATTGCCCTTGGGTAAAAGTGTTGCCGGCTGGAGTTTACCCGCAAACAAAATGGGCTTGTGGCACGAATCTTTGTTATATCGGCATCGAAGTCGATCCGCGTACTGACAGAGTGATTGTGCTCTCGGCGATCGACAATTTAATTAAGGGACAAGCCGGTCAAGGCATCCAGTGCATGAACTTGATGATGGGCTGGGAAGAAACTTTGGGTTTGCCACAATTGGCTTTCTATCCTTAA
- a CDS encoding phosphopyruvate hydratase, with translation MLDTAIEFIKAREILDSRGRPTIEAEVYLANGVVGLAQVPSGASTGSFEAHELRDGDNKRYSGKGVLKAVDNVEHKIAPALANLDAIDQALVDKTMIELDGSPNKSHLGANAILGVSLATAKAAAETLGLPLYRYLGGPLANVLPVPLMNVINGGSHANNNVDIQEFMIVPVGAPSFKEALRWGAEVFESLSKVLKAEGLLTGVGDEGGFAPNLKSNQAALDLLIAAIEKAGYKPGEQVALALDVAASEFYKDGQYTYDGVAHSPAELIDYLDGLVSQYPIVSIEDGLHEDDWDSWVALTQKMGSKVQLVGDDLFVTNRTRLQKGIDLKASNSILIKLNQIGSLTETLDTIDLGKRNSYRAVISHRSGETEDTTIADLAVATRAGQIKTGSLCRSERVAKYNRLLRIEDELGDRAIYAGSIGYGPK, from the coding sequence ATGCTAGACACTGCGATCGAATTTATTAAAGCCAGAGAAATCCTCGACTCCCGCGGCCGCCCCACCATTGAAGCTGAAGTTTACCTAGCTAACGGTGTTGTCGGGCTCGCACAAGTGCCCAGCGGCGCCTCTACAGGCTCTTTTGAAGCCCACGAACTTCGCGACGGCGACAACAAACGTTACAGCGGCAAAGGAGTCCTAAAAGCCGTCGATAACGTCGAGCACAAAATTGCCCCCGCTTTGGCTAATCTAGATGCGATCGACCAAGCACTGGTAGACAAAACCATGATTGAGTTGGACGGTTCCCCCAACAAATCCCACCTCGGCGCAAATGCCATTCTCGGAGTCTCCTTAGCCACAGCAAAGGCCGCCGCCGAGACTTTAGGACTCCCCCTTTACCGCTACTTGGGCGGCCCCTTAGCGAACGTTTTGCCAGTGCCACTGATGAACGTGATCAACGGGGGATCTCACGCTAACAATAATGTGGACATTCAAGAATTTATGATTGTCCCTGTGGGTGCGCCCTCTTTTAAAGAAGCTTTACGCTGGGGTGCAGAGGTATTTGAATCCTTGAGTAAAGTCTTAAAAGCTGAGGGTTTGCTGACTGGTGTGGGTGATGAAGGCGGTTTTGCGCCTAATCTTAAATCCAATCAAGCAGCTTTGGATTTGTTGATTGCAGCTATTGAAAAAGCTGGCTATAAACCGGGTGAACAAGTTGCTTTAGCTTTGGATGTTGCTGCTAGCGAATTTTACAAAGATGGGCAGTACACTTACGACGGTGTGGCTCATTCGCCGGCAGAATTAATCGATTATTTGGATGGTTTGGTGAGTCAATATCCCATTGTTTCGATTGAAGATGGTTTGCACGAAGACGATTGGGACAGTTGGGTAGCGCTGACGCAGAAAATGGGCAGCAAAGTTCAGTTGGTAGGTGACGATTTGTTTGTTACTAATCGCACGCGGCTGCAAAAAGGAATTGATTTGAAAGCTAGCAATTCGATTTTGATTAAGCTGAATCAAATTGGTTCTTTGACAGAGACTTTGGATACGATCGACCTCGGCAAACGGAACAGCTATCGAGCCGTCATCAGCCACCGTTCCGGTGAAACTGAAGATACCACCATTGCCGATTTAGCCGTAGCGACTCGCGCCGGCCAAATCAAGACTGGTTCTTTGTGTCGCAGCGAACGAGTTGCTAAATATAACCGTTTATTGCGGATTGAGGATGAATTGGGCGATCGGGCAATTTATGCTGGGTCGATCGGTTACGGGCCTAAATAA
- the larB gene encoding nickel pincer cofactor biosynthesis protein LarB has product MEPKILQKLLESVAAGDISPIAALDKLKHFDFEQVGDFAKIDHHRTLRTGFPEVIWGPGKTPNQIINIIEAMRGRNSAVMATRIEPEVFEQLQQKIPDLCYYPKARICAISPNSPTLQHPGTVTIISAGTADLPVAEEAAITAELCGFQVRRLWDVGVAGIHRLLSNRHVIADADVLIAVAGMEGALASVVAGLADCPVIAVPTSVGYGASFGGIAPLLTMLNSCAAGVGVVNIDNGFGAAILACQILRTAGKVERRGEGENGRKGE; this is encoded by the coding sequence ATGGAACCTAAAATTTTACAGAAGTTACTCGAATCTGTGGCAGCCGGCGATATTAGCCCGATCGCAGCTTTGGATAAATTAAAGCATTTTGACTTTGAACAAGTCGGTGATTTTGCCAAAATTGACCACCACCGTACTTTAAGAACGGGTTTTCCTGAAGTAATTTGGGGCCCGGGGAAAACGCCCAACCAAATTATTAATATCATCGAGGCCATGCGCGGGCGAAATTCTGCGGTGATGGCGACACGAATCGAACCGGAAGTTTTCGAGCAATTGCAACAAAAAATACCCGATTTGTGCTACTACCCAAAGGCTCGAATTTGTGCAATTTCTCCTAATTCCCCAACTCTGCAGCATCCGGGTACTGTGACTATTATCAGTGCGGGAACGGCGGATTTGCCTGTAGCGGAAGAGGCGGCAATTACTGCGGAACTTTGCGGTTTTCAGGTGCGACGTTTGTGGGATGTCGGAGTTGCCGGCATTCACCGTTTGCTGAGTAACCGGCACGTTATTGCCGATGCTGATGTGTTGATTGCGGTGGCGGGTATGGAAGGTGCTTTGGCCAGTGTGGTTGCGGGTTTGGCAGATTGTCCGGTGATTGCTGTGCCGACAAGTGTGGGTTACGGCGCGAGTTTTGGCGGGATTGCTCCTCTTTTAACTATGCTCAATTCTTGTGCGGCTGGTGTGGGTGTGGTGAATATTGATAATGGATTTGGGGCGGCGATTTTGGCTTGTCAAATTCTGAGAACTGCTGGGAAAGTGGAGAGAAGAGGGGAGGGGGAGAATGGGAGAAAGGGGGAATAG
- a CDS encoding photosystem II oxygen evolving complex protein PsbP: MLKRIAAILLVVLSLTLTGCVSSKGTGLKSYVDTGDGYQFLYPNGWLPIAVSNGPDVVFRDLIQQTENVSVVISTVAKDKTLADLGTPTDVGYKLSKSAIAPSDSGREAELVNAEARESRSKNYYILEYAVKLPNQERHNLASVAVSRGKLFTLNVSTTEERWPKVKEAFEKVVKSFSVY; the protein is encoded by the coding sequence ATGCTCAAACGAATTGCGGCAATACTTCTGGTGGTTCTAAGCCTCACCTTGACCGGTTGTGTGTCGTCTAAAGGCACGGGACTCAAAAGTTACGTTGATACTGGCGACGGCTATCAATTTCTCTATCCTAACGGCTGGCTGCCGATCGCGGTTTCTAACGGGCCCGATGTGGTGTTCCGCGATTTGATTCAGCAAACCGAGAACGTCAGCGTGGTCATCAGTACAGTTGCGAAGGACAAGACTCTAGCGGATTTGGGAACGCCGACGGATGTGGGATACAAGCTCAGCAAAAGTGCGATCGCCCCGAGTGATTCCGGTCGCGAAGCTGAATTAGTCAATGCAGAAGCTCGTGAATCGCGATCGAAAAACTATTACATATTAGAATATGCCGTTAAGTTGCCCAACCAAGAACGCCACAACTTAGCGAGTGTAGCCGTCAGCCGCGGCAAACTTTTTACTCTTAACGTTTCCACTACCGAAGAACGCTGGCCCAAGGTAAAAGAAGCTTTTGAGAAAGTTGTTAAATCTTTCTCTGTTTATTAG
- a CDS encoding septum formation inhibitor Maf, protein MKIPTFVLASASPARRRLLENAGIQAVICPSEFDEGQIQMRDANKLVQVLAEGKAEAVAKFLLANSHPQIPNPKSCLVLGCDSILLIDGEIHGKPKDAEEAISRWQKMRGKVGELYTGHALIDTRFDDFGEARSRSIIRCQVTKVHFAEVTSRQIVAYVATGEPLACAGCFALEGKGGLFVEKIEGCHTNVIGLSLPLLRQMLTEMGYDVADFWQS, encoded by the coding sequence ATGAAAATTCCAACTTTTGTATTAGCTTCAGCTTCTCCAGCACGCCGTCGCCTCCTAGAAAATGCCGGAATTCAAGCTGTGATTTGCCCCAGCGAATTTGATGAAGGGCAAATACAAATGAGGGATGCCAATAAATTAGTGCAGGTTTTAGCAGAGGGAAAAGCTGAGGCGGTAGCTAAGTTTTTGCTGGCTAATTCTCACCCGCAAATTCCTAATCCCAAATCTTGTTTGGTTTTGGGATGCGATTCAATTTTGCTCATAGATGGCGAAATTCACGGCAAACCCAAGGATGCGGAAGAAGCAATCTCGCGCTGGCAGAAAATGCGCGGTAAGGTGGGCGAACTGTATACGGGTCATGCTTTAATTGATACTAGATTCGATGACTTTGGTGAGGCCAGGTCGCGATCGATCATTCGCTGTCAAGTTACAAAAGTTCATTTTGCGGAAGTTACCTCGCGCCAAATAGTGGCTTACGTCGCTACCGGAGAGCCCCTCGCCTGTGCAGGCTGTTTTGCATTGGAAGGTAAAGGCGGCCTTTTTGTCGAAAAAATCGAAGGATGTCACACAAATGTGATCGGTTTGAGCTTACCTCTGCTGCGGCAAATGCTCACCGAAATGGGATATGATGTGGCAGATTTCTGGCAATCTTAA